From Mannheimia pernigra, one genomic window encodes:
- a CDS encoding peptidylprolyl isomerase, with protein sequence MITLHTNLGDIKIELNVEKAPITAKNFEDYCKEGFYNGTIFHRVIDGFMIQGGGMTVGMTEKPTKAPIQNEANNGLSNKRGTLAMARTSDPHSASSQFFINVADNTFLDYRSKEMFGKSVVQEWGYAVFGEVVEGMDVVDKIKGVKTGNKGFHQDVPVEDVVIESVTVA encoded by the coding sequence ATGATTACATTACACACCAATTTGGGTGACATCAAAATCGAATTGAACGTTGAAAAAGCGCCCATCACGGCAAAAAACTTTGAAGATTACTGCAAAGAAGGCTTCTACAACGGCACAATTTTCCACCGTGTGATTGACGGTTTTATGATTCAAGGCGGCGGTATGACGGTTGGAATGACCGAAAAACCAACCAAAGCACCAATCCAAAATGAGGCGAACAACGGTTTAAGCAATAAACGTGGCACGTTGGCAATGGCTCGCACGTCTGATCCGCACTCGGCTTCCTCACAATTTTTCATCAATGTGGCAGATAACACTTTCTTAGATTATCGCTCAAAAGAGATGTTCGGCAAGAGTGTAGTACAAGAATGGGGTTATGCAGTCTTTGGCGAAGTGGTTGAAGGAATGGACGTGGTTGATAAAATCAAGGGCGTAAAAACAGGTAACAAAGGTTTCCACCAAGATGTTCCCGTTGAAGATGTGGTGATTGAATCAGTCACTGTCGCTTAA